The [Bacillus] selenitireducens MLS10 genome includes a region encoding these proteins:
- the htpX gene encoding zinc metalloprotease HtpX, with protein sequence MLLYEQIQKNKRKTVLIVFVFILFLLAVGAAFSYINSGEPFSGMIITVIIAAIYVTIVLSSSTSMVMRMNHAKEIKSVEENRFLWHTVENMAMVARIPMPRVFIVNDPSPNAFATGISPKNGAVAVTTGLMNELNREEMEGVIAHEVAHIKNYDVRLSTIALALVSVIAIISDLGMRMMFFSRGGRNNKQSPVILIIALVLVILAPIIAMMINMAISRNREYLADASAADLTRNPNALATALEKITGVSTPVREASGSSAPLYFADPLKKKMSGLMSTHPDPQERIRRLREM encoded by the coding sequence ATGCTATTATACGAACAGATCCAAAAAAACAAACGGAAAACCGTCCTCATCGTCTTCGTCTTTATCCTGTTCCTCCTTGCCGTCGGGGCGGCCTTTTCCTACATCAACAGCGGCGAACCCTTCTCCGGCATGATCATCACCGTCATCATCGCCGCCATCTATGTAACGATCGTCCTCAGTTCGAGTACGAGTATGGTCATGCGCATGAACCACGCCAAGGAGATCAAATCCGTTGAAGAGAACCGCTTTCTCTGGCATACCGTCGAGAATATGGCCATGGTGGCCCGCATCCCGATGCCGAGGGTCTTTATCGTCAACGACCCCTCGCCGAACGCTTTCGCAACGGGCATTTCGCCCAAGAACGGTGCCGTTGCGGTCACGACGGGCCTCATGAATGAACTGAACCGCGAAGAGATGGAGGGCGTGATTGCCCACGAAGTCGCGCACATCAAGAACTACGACGTGCGGCTCTCCACGATTGCCCTCGCACTCGTGTCCGTCATCGCCATCATCAGCGACCTCGGCATGCGGATGATGTTCTTCAGCCGGGGCGGGCGCAACAATAAACAGAGCCCTGTCATTCTCATTATCGCCCTCGTCCTTGTCATTCTCGCCCCGATCATCGCCATGATGATCAACATGGCGATTTCGAGAAACCGGGAGTATCTCGCCGATGCCAGTGCCGCGGATTTAACACGGAACCCGAACGCCCTTGCCACGGCACTCGAAAAAATCACCGGCGTCTCCACCCCGGTCCGTGAAGCCTCAGGTTCCTCGGCGCCTTTGTATTTCGCCGATCCCCTGAAGAAGAAGATGAGCGGACTCATGTCCACCCATCCGGACCCGCAGGAGCGGATCAGGCGGCTGAGAGAAATGTAA
- a CDS encoding LemA family protein, whose amino-acid sequence MIGLLIILAIVVIFVLAWVSAYNGLIKMRNWVEESWAQIDVQLKRRYDLIPNLVETVKGYAKHEEETLTKVVELRNKMGDSTLSRQDTMEVNDQLSGALKSMFALREAYPDLKANENFKMLQEELTQTENKIAYSRQLYNNTVMKYNTKIESIPTNIIAGIHNFEKRDMLEAKAEERENVRVSF is encoded by the coding sequence ATGATCGGATTACTTATTATACTTGCCATTGTCGTGATTTTCGTACTTGCATGGGTCTCCGCCTACAACGGCCTGATCAAAATGCGCAACTGGGTGGAGGAGTCCTGGGCTCAGATTGACGTCCAGTTAAAACGCCGCTACGACCTTATTCCAAACCTGGTGGAAACCGTGAAAGGTTACGCCAAACACGAGGAGGAGACATTAACGAAAGTCGTCGAACTCCGGAACAAAATGGGGGACAGCACCTTAAGCCGCCAGGATACCATGGAAGTGAACGACCAGCTGAGCGGTGCGCTTAAGAGCATGTTCGCACTTCGTGAAGCCTACCCTGACCTGAAAGCCAATGAGAACTTCAAAATGCTGCAGGAAGAACTGACACAGACCGAAAACAAAATTGCCTATTCAAGACAGCTTTACAACAACACCGTCATGAAATACAACACGAAAATCGAATCCATCCCAACAAACATCATTGCCGGGATCCACAACTTCGAAAAGCGCGATATGCTCGAAGCAAAAGCGGAAGAACGGGAAAATGTCCGGGTATCCTTTTAA
- a CDS encoding ROK family transcriptional regulator: MVQGMTGSFRLMKSLNRSLVINIIRRKGPISRTDISKQANLTPPTVTNIVNDLLKEGLVKEGRTGASKGGRRPVLLSINYNNHYVIGVDVGTGQIRVGLSNLNAELLNRKKETLPAGIKAGEFMTILYRLVDDMITNSDVSRDKIVGIGIGMHGIVDEEKGISIYAPHFDFGELPLKERLEARYEIPVKVENDARCSAIAEMWFGDTRANPNLVFINVGDGIGAGVILNGQIHRGHHHIAGELGHMIVDLNGRQCTCGSYGCLHTVASGIHIRERAIHEITLGRSTALREMRENKEDIDGEVIYEAALHGDEFAEELFAQAGRFLGLAVTNVINFLNPDQIVLGGGVMKAGAFVMKPLVETVNRRALTDDARKTEITVSSLGSHSALLGAVSLILHDVFEVQDR, from the coding sequence ATGGTACAGGGTATGACAGGGAGCTTTCGGCTGATGAAGTCATTGAACCGTTCATTGGTCATCAATATCATCAGGCGAAAGGGACCGATCTCAAGAACGGATATTTCAAAGCAAGCGAATCTCACACCGCCGACGGTGACGAATATCGTCAATGATCTCTTGAAAGAAGGGCTTGTGAAAGAAGGCCGGACAGGTGCGTCCAAAGGAGGACGAAGACCGGTTCTTCTCTCCATCAATTACAACAATCATTATGTCATCGGCGTTGACGTCGGGACCGGTCAGATCCGGGTCGGGCTCTCAAATTTGAATGCCGAGCTGTTGAACCGGAAAAAAGAGACACTTCCTGCCGGTATCAAGGCGGGTGAATTCATGACGATCCTCTACCGGCTCGTCGACGACATGATCACCAACAGCGATGTCTCGCGGGATAAAATTGTCGGCATCGGGATCGGCATGCACGGGATTGTCGATGAAGAGAAGGGGATCAGCATTTATGCCCCGCATTTTGATTTCGGAGAACTTCCGTTGAAGGAACGCTTGGAAGCCCGCTATGAGATCCCTGTTAAAGTAGAGAACGATGCTCGCTGTTCGGCGATTGCCGAAATGTGGTTTGGGGATACACGGGCGAATCCGAATCTTGTCTTTATCAATGTCGGGGACGGGATCGGTGCCGGGGTGATCCTGAACGGCCAGATCCACCGCGGGCACCACCATATTGCCGGTGAGCTCGGGCATATGATTGTGGATCTGAATGGCCGGCAGTGCACATGCGGAAGCTATGGCTGTCTGCATACCGTGGCGAGCGGGATTCACATCCGGGAGCGGGCGATCCATGAAATCACCCTCGGCCGATCGACGGCGCTCAGGGAGATGCGAGAGAATAAGGAAGACATCGACGGTGAAGTGATCTATGAGGCGGCCCTTCACGGTGACGAGTTTGCCGAAGAGCTGTTTGCACAGGCGGGGCGTTTTCTCGGCCTGGCTGTGACGAATGTGATAAATTTTCTGAATCCGGATCAGATTGTCCTCGGCGGCGGAGTCATGAAGGCGGGGGCGTTTGTCATGAAGCCTCTCGTTGAAACTGTGAACAGAAGAGCGCTGACGGATGATGCCAGAAAGACAGAGATTACCGTGTCAAGCCTCGGCAGCCACAGCGCCCTCCTCGGTGCTGTGTCGCTTATTTTGCATGATGTGTTTGAAGTGCAGGATCGTTAA
- a CDS encoding ABC transporter substrate-binding protein has product MKAWKVLSVSALSVGLLAACGGNDEGDAGANNGENDSANNGSASANNDDANENNNAGDGDEDISGEVTAWGWNVAAAAMEQAIEGFNELYPNVTVNIEDIGREDVYDRLTVGLAAGGSGLPDISMVETDRLDNYFAEFPQGFVNLDEYGFNEHEDKFADSKVEAVKGPDGNNLAAPWDIGPAGVFYYVPHFEEAGVDPDDIETWDDFIAAGEDILDATGAAMVPVDIANDDAIFRMMMNQLGVYYFDADGAIEIASDDAALAMSKIQEMHEKDLVANVDGWDGTVTSTVNHTVATIPFGVWYAGTITDQAPDQSGDWGVFKLPAFEEGGNRDANLGGSDLTILSSTEYPEAAYAFVEYFTTEIEPQIEGMTEYGLFPSLLATYDEPYFQENNEFFNDEPIWSLFADVVEGTLPANYTNDYARAFRYASDAQANALLSGEDVQVALQEAAERIANETGRDIQ; this is encoded by the coding sequence ATGAAAGCTTGGAAAGTATTGTCGGTCAGTGCATTGTCAGTCGGTCTGTTGGCAGCTTGCGGAGGAAATGACGAAGGTGACGCCGGAGCAAATAACGGTGAAAATGACAGCGCTAACAACGGGAGTGCGTCTGCGAATAATGATGATGCAAACGAAAACAATAACGCAGGTGACGGAGACGAAGACATATCCGGTGAAGTGACAGCCTGGGGCTGGAACGTTGCTGCAGCCGCAATGGAACAGGCCATCGAAGGCTTTAATGAACTGTACCCGAATGTCACAGTTAACATTGAAGATATTGGCCGTGAAGATGTGTATGACCGTCTGACGGTTGGGCTTGCCGCGGGGGGTTCTGGTCTTCCTGATATATCCATGGTTGAAACGGATCGCCTGGATAACTACTTTGCAGAATTCCCGCAGGGCTTTGTGAACCTGGATGAATATGGATTCAATGAACACGAAGATAAATTTGCCGACTCTAAAGTAGAAGCCGTTAAAGGGCCGGATGGTAACAACCTCGCCGCTCCTTGGGATATCGGACCTGCCGGTGTCTTCTACTATGTGCCTCATTTCGAAGAAGCGGGTGTGGACCCGGATGACATCGAAACGTGGGATGACTTTATTGCCGCAGGTGAGGACATTCTTGATGCAACGGGGGCAGCCATGGTGCCGGTAGACATTGCAAACGATGATGCGATCTTCCGGATGATGATGAATCAGCTTGGTGTGTATTATTTTGATGCAGACGGTGCCATTGAAATTGCCAGCGACGATGCGGCGCTTGCCATGAGCAAGATTCAGGAAATGCACGAGAAGGATCTTGTGGCAAACGTTGACGGCTGGGACGGTACGGTAACGTCGACGGTCAACCATACGGTTGCGACGATTCCGTTTGGCGTATGGTATGCAGGTACGATCACGGATCAGGCGCCGGATCAGTCCGGTGACTGGGGAGTATTCAAACTTCCGGCATTTGAAGAAGGCGGTAACCGTGACGCTAACCTCGGCGGGTCTGACCTTACCATTCTCTCAAGCACTGAATATCCGGAGGCAGCCTATGCCTTCGTCGAATACTTCACGACAGAAATCGAGCCGCAGATCGAGGGTATGACAGAATACGGGCTCTTCCCGTCACTTCTTGCCACGTATGATGAGCCGTACTTCCAGGAAAACAATGAGTTCTTCAACGATGAGCCGATCTGGAGCCTCTTTGCCGACGTGGTTGAAGGAACGCTTCCGGCCAACTATACGAATGACTATGCACGTGCATTCCGCTACGCCTCGGACGCTCAGGCGAACGCCCTTCTCTCAGGGGAAGATGTGCAGGTTGCCCTTCAGGAAGCGGCTGAACGGATTGCCAATGAAACAGGACGCGACATTCAATAA
- a CDS encoding carbohydrate ABC transporter permease, whose amino-acid sequence MAKLQDGTPVGSKRKIVTPKTAPYFFIAPAVLLFLAFTLYPVIQSLILSFQTSSAGVTSFAGLDNYRRLFNDPLFFTALGNTFTILIIQVPIMLSIAVVLAVLMNSALLKMRAFFRIAFFMPAITALVAYAIVFMILLDQNYGLVNYVLGLIGIDNVPWLNDPFWAKVALIVAITWRWTGYNMVIFLAGLQNISSDLYEAASIDGAGKIRQFFSITLPQLKPIFLFTAVLSTIGTLQLFDEPFILTNGGPNNATLTISLYLYLNGFRYFDFNYASAIAYVLVIIIAALSYLQMKVAGDDE is encoded by the coding sequence ATGGCGAAATTACAAGACGGAACACCAGTGGGGAGTAAACGAAAGATTGTGACACCGAAAACAGCGCCTTACTTCTTTATTGCCCCGGCTGTTCTGTTGTTTCTCGCATTTACGTTATATCCGGTTATTCAGTCCCTGATTCTCAGTTTCCAGACTTCATCCGCGGGCGTTACCTCGTTTGCCGGTTTGGATAACTACCGGAGGTTGTTTAACGATCCGCTCTTTTTCACGGCGCTAGGCAATACCTTCACGATTTTGATCATTCAGGTGCCAATCATGCTCTCGATCGCGGTGGTACTGGCTGTTCTGATGAACTCGGCGCTGCTTAAAATGAGAGCATTCTTCAGAATCGCCTTCTTTATGCCGGCGATTACGGCGCTCGTTGCGTATGCCATTGTGTTTATGATCCTGCTCGATCAGAACTACGGGCTTGTGAACTACGTGCTCGGGCTCATCGGCATTGACAATGTACCCTGGCTGAACGATCCGTTCTGGGCAAAAGTAGCGCTGATCGTCGCGATTACCTGGCGCTGGACGGGATATAATATGGTGATTTTCCTTGCCGGCCTGCAGAATATCTCCAGCGATCTGTACGAAGCGGCAAGCATTGACGGGGCGGGGAAGATCCGGCAGTTCTTCAGCATCACGCTCCCGCAGTTGAAGCCGATCTTTCTTTTTACGGCAGTGCTTTCCACGATCGGCACGCTTCAGCTGTTTGATGAGCCGTTCATTTTGACGAACGGCGGACCGAACAACGCGACACTCACGATCTCTTTGTATCTGTATTTAAACGGTTTCCGCTATTTTGATTTTAACTATGCGTCGGCGATTGCCTACGTTCTGGTCATTATCATTGCGGCGCTGTCCTATCTTCAAATGAAAGTCGCAGGTGATGACGAATGA
- a CDS encoding carbohydrate ABC transporter permease produces MKKRLITILKKIGLYTALMIGVILSTFPFYWMFIGATNPSGAIFSVPPNLLPGDHFMENFRNLNEGVGIIRVMMNSLIIALTFTFFSVMISASAGYAFAKYKFKGRDPIFFMLLLAIMIPYHVTLIPLFQLMADLGWLNTYRAVILPHLAYPFAIFLMRQNMRSVPDALIEAARVDGAGEFKIFFRVILPTMRPALAAVAIFLFMFQWNNFLWPLVALGDSSMHTLPVALSGLVGMSRIDYGQIMLGTTLSTLPIMIFFLLLQKQFISGILGGSVKE; encoded by the coding sequence ATGAAGAAACGGCTGATCACCATCCTCAAAAAAATCGGGCTCTATACGGCGTTGATGATCGGAGTGATTCTCTCGACGTTTCCGTTCTATTGGATGTTCATCGGGGCGACGAATCCGTCCGGAGCGATCTTTAGCGTACCCCCGAATCTGTTGCCGGGCGATCATTTCATGGAGAATTTTCGTAATCTGAATGAAGGTGTCGGGATTATCAGGGTCATGATGAACTCGCTGATCATCGCTTTGACGTTCACGTTTTTCAGCGTCATGATCTCGGCGTCGGCTGGGTATGCCTTTGCGAAGTATAAGTTTAAAGGGCGCGACCCGATCTTCTTTATGCTGCTTTTGGCGATTATGATTCCGTATCACGTGACACTGATTCCGCTCTTTCAGCTGATGGCGGATCTCGGCTGGCTTAACACATACCGGGCGGTTATCCTGCCTCACCTGGCTTATCCGTTTGCGATTTTTCTGATGCGGCAAAACATGCGTTCAGTACCTGATGCATTAATCGAAGCGGCAAGGGTTGACGGGGCTGGTGAATTTAAGATCTTCTTCAGGGTCATTTTGCCGACGATGAGACCGGCCCTTGCGGCTGTGGCGATTTTCCTGTTTATGTTCCAGTGGAACAACTTTCTCTGGCCGCTCGTGGCACTGGGCGACAGCTCCATGCACACCTTGCCTGTCGCACTTTCGGGTCTTGTCGGGATGTCGCGAATTGACTACGGACAAATCATGCTCGGTACAACGTTGTCCACCCTGCCGATTATGATCTTCTTCCTCTTGCTGCAAAAGCAGTTCATTTCGGGGATTCTGGGTGGTTCAGTTAAGGAATAG
- a CDS encoding glycoside hydrolase family 2 TIM barrel-domain containing protein, protein MAMHEQTARRTYHPPENGYPEWNNNPELFQINREAPHADPRLYDTKEKAVAGDPDQVAWRRSLNGTWSFLYADTPKERVEDFYTWDAGDERFTTVQVPGHLQLQGFDYPHYTNTRYPWEEREDIKPPFAPVNYNPVGQYMRTFTMTGEPGDRPVYLRFEGVEAAFYLWINGTFAGYSEDSFTPSEFEISDLVHAGENTVAVEVYHWCDSSWLEDQDFWRFSGIFRDVWLYETPAEQIRDYTVKTSFHGTDGLLDLDVLIRRFKTKEVRELTVKADVYTYPDQKPVAEGAVTGSGDRMTLQITVPDVLRWSAETPNLYIVVLTLQDEAGEAILYVHQKTGFQEFGLKDGLMTLNGAPLLFRGVNRHEFMPDKGRAGITREEMEADLILMKQHNINAVRTSHYPNHPAFYELCDIYGLYVIDEVNMETHGTWVYGQEGIGETIPGNRPEWTENVLDRCRSLYERDKNATSVIIWSLGNESFGGSNLKEMYDYFKEKDETRLVHYEGIFHYREYDASDMESTMYIPPHKVEDYAKEAEGNPDAKPYILCEYSHAMGNSLGNFHKYTDLFLKYPILQGGFIWDWRDQALWSTRPDGTAFLAYGGDFGDTPTDGNFSGNGLIFADGTATPKLLEAKKGYEPARIRFEGNHIHVTNDYAFLDLDGFRCQWELLSDGKTVREGTLSLKGAPGSTHSYAVDLPETEGERILEVRLVLGEDTLWAEAGHEMTFEQFILNDNGAPRSETPRGQANVSHDDGEWLSVAAGGVTYTFARDTGDLTEVTKDGKQHLTAPVAPNFHRAMTDNDRGSGLPKRSAVWRKAGKNRRLNAFGVEESGESVHVTVDYAFPDAGSSSMRVMYTLNGSGKAAVSFRFTPDNAMPEIPEVGLMMQLAPSLTELQWYGRGPHETYQDRFRSARIGIHESTVNERLTPYLKPQECGNMTGVRWLTLTNPDGSGIRITGSGDLEANALPYSPEELELATHQDRLPQPRHTVLRLNAAQMGVGGDDSWGQKTHDEYTLFTDRTFEASFDLTLI, encoded by the coding sequence ATGGCAATGCATGAACAGACAGCACGACGCACGTATCATCCGCCGGAGAACGGGTATCCGGAGTGGAACAACAATCCGGAGCTGTTTCAGATTAACCGTGAGGCGCCTCACGCAGATCCGCGGCTGTATGATACGAAGGAGAAGGCCGTCGCCGGTGATCCGGATCAGGTGGCATGGCGCAGATCGCTGAACGGCACGTGGTCGTTTCTGTATGCGGATACCCCAAAAGAGCGCGTGGAGGACTTCTATACATGGGATGCGGGCGATGAGCGATTCACAACCGTTCAGGTCCCTGGTCATCTTCAGCTTCAGGGGTTTGATTACCCGCACTATACGAACACTCGCTATCCGTGGGAAGAACGTGAAGACATCAAGCCGCCTTTTGCCCCGGTGAATTACAATCCGGTGGGGCAGTATATGCGGACGTTCACGATGACGGGTGAACCTGGTGACCGGCCGGTTTACCTCCGGTTTGAAGGCGTGGAAGCTGCCTTTTATCTCTGGATCAACGGGACCTTTGCGGGCTACAGTGAAGACAGCTTTACGCCGTCGGAGTTTGAGATATCGGATCTCGTTCATGCCGGGGAGAATACCGTAGCTGTCGAAGTGTACCACTGGTGTGACAGCAGCTGGCTTGAGGATCAGGATTTCTGGCGCTTCAGCGGGATCTTCCGGGATGTCTGGCTGTATGAGACACCTGCGGAACAGATCCGGGATTACACGGTGAAGACGTCGTTTCACGGGACGGACGGACTTCTTGATCTCGACGTTTTGATTCGACGGTTCAAGACAAAAGAGGTCCGGGAGCTGACGGTGAAGGCGGATGTCTACACGTATCCGGATCAGAAACCGGTCGCAGAAGGCGCCGTAACCGGTTCAGGAGACCGGATGACCCTTCAGATCACAGTACCGGATGTACTGCGCTGGTCCGCGGAAACGCCAAATCTTTATATCGTGGTCCTGACGCTCCAGGATGAAGCGGGCGAAGCGATTTTGTACGTCCATCAGAAGACGGGATTTCAGGAATTTGGTCTGAAAGACGGCCTGATGACGCTGAACGGTGCGCCACTGTTGTTCAGAGGGGTGAACCGTCACGAGTTCATGCCGGATAAAGGGCGTGCGGGGATTACGCGTGAAGAGATGGAAGCGGATCTTATTCTCATGAAGCAGCACAACATCAACGCCGTCCGGACGTCGCACTATCCGAATCATCCGGCCTTTTACGAACTGTGTGATATCTATGGTCTCTACGTCATCGATGAGGTGAATATGGAGACGCATGGCACGTGGGTCTATGGCCAGGAAGGGATCGGAGAGACGATTCCGGGGAACCGCCCGGAGTGGACGGAGAATGTGCTTGACCGCTGCCGATCGCTTTATGAACGGGACAAGAATGCGACGTCTGTGATCATCTGGTCTCTCGGCAATGAGTCCTTCGGCGGCTCCAATCTGAAGGAGATGTACGATTATTTCAAAGAGAAAGATGAGACGAGGCTTGTTCACTATGAGGGGATCTTCCATTACCGGGAATATGACGCATCGGATATGGAGAGTACGATGTATATTCCGCCTCATAAGGTGGAGGACTATGCGAAGGAAGCCGAAGGCAATCCCGATGCAAAGCCCTACATTCTGTGTGAATACAGCCACGCCATGGGGAATTCTTTGGGGAATTTCCATAAATACACCGATTTATTTTTGAAGTACCCGATCTTACAGGGAGGCTTCATCTGGGACTGGCGCGATCAGGCACTCTGGTCAACGAGACCTGACGGCACGGCGTTCCTCGCTTACGGCGGTGATTTCGGTGATACACCGACGGATGGGAATTTTTCCGGAAACGGTCTGATTTTTGCCGACGGAACCGCCACACCGAAGCTGCTGGAGGCGAAAAAAGGATATGAACCCGCCCGTATTCGTTTTGAGGGCAATCATATACATGTGACAAATGATTATGCGTTTCTTGATCTCGATGGTTTCCGGTGCCAATGGGAATTATTGAGTGATGGCAAGACGGTTCGGGAAGGCACCCTTTCCCTCAAGGGTGCCCCGGGTTCAACCCATTCCTATGCCGTTGATCTGCCGGAAACAGAGGGAGAACGGATTTTGGAGGTCCGACTCGTACTCGGGGAAGATACCCTGTGGGCGGAAGCGGGCCATGAAATGACATTTGAACAGTTTATTCTGAATGATAACGGTGCGCCGCGATCTGAAACTCCGCGCGGACAGGCGAACGTCAGCCACGATGATGGTGAATGGCTGAGCGTTGCTGCGGGCGGCGTGACGTATACGTTCGCCCGTGACACGGGTGATTTGACGGAAGTGACAAAGGACGGTAAACAGCACCTCACGGCACCGGTCGCGCCGAACTTCCACCGGGCGATGACGGACAATGACCGGGGGAGCGGTCTTCCAAAGCGGAGTGCCGTATGGCGAAAAGCCGGAAAGAATCGCCGGCTGAACGCATTCGGTGTTGAAGAAAGCGGAGAGAGTGTGCATGTGACGGTGGATTATGCGTTCCCGGACGCCGGTTCCTCTTCGATGCGCGTGATGTATACGCTGAACGGTTCAGGGAAAGCGGCGGTGTCCTTCCGCTTTACGCCGGACAATGCGATGCCGGAGATTCCGGAAGTGGGTCTCATGATGCAGCTGGCTCCTTCACTCACTGAGCTCCAATGGTACGGGCGCGGTCCTCATGAAACGTACCAGGACCGGTTCCGCTCGGCGCGGATCGGGATTCATGAATCGACGGTCAACGAGCGGCTGACCCCATATTTGAAGCCGCAGGAATGCGGAAACATGACCGGGGTGCGCTGGCTCACCCTCACAAATCCTGACGGAAGCGGTATCCGCATCACCGGCAGCGGGGACCTTGAGGCGAATGCCTTGCCGTATTCACCGGAGGAACTCGAACTTGCGACGCACCAGGACCGCTTGCCACAACCGCGTCACACCGTCCTTAGGCTCAATGCCGCTCAGATGGGTGTTGGCGGTGACGACAGCTGGGGACAGAAAACCCATGATGAATACACGTTGTTCACTGACCGGACATTTGAAGCTTCATTCGATCTTACGTTGATCTGA
- a CDS encoding LacI family DNA-binding transcriptional regulator — protein sequence MATMKDIAEKSGYSIATVSRVLNQDASLAVTDATKEKIFQVAQSLGYKTLRDKRSEKEAQDPSRLTMGLVYYRTEEQELSDPYFLSIRLGVENKCARMGVTLEKIYRENDNAALQIPSDVDGLIVVGRVSEGEIARLREVTGSLTFVDYPADSRQYDAVVIDFAEAMEVVLAELTGLGHRSIGFIGGHRHFPPDEIVRDEREHAFRYYLDRRGLLDEALIYTGDFNTSEGYRLMTEALQAQNRPTAFFIASDSMAIGAYRAAFEAGVRIPEDLSVVGFNDISASSYLQPSLSTVKVYTEFMGETAVDLAIERIRTKREIPKKVVLPTEFIRRESLKERTQSSRNKT from the coding sequence ATGGCAACGATGAAAGATATCGCAGAGAAATCCGGCTATTCCATCGCGACGGTGTCGCGGGTTCTGAATCAGGACGCGTCACTCGCCGTGACGGATGCGACAAAAGAGAAAATTTTTCAGGTGGCACAGTCGCTCGGGTATAAAACCCTCCGGGACAAACGGAGTGAGAAGGAAGCGCAGGATCCGTCGCGTCTCACGATGGGGCTTGTCTATTACCGGACGGAAGAACAGGAACTGAGTGATCCGTATTTCCTGTCGATCCGTCTTGGTGTCGAGAATAAGTGCGCGAGAATGGGTGTGACCCTCGAAAAAATCTACCGGGAAAATGACAATGCGGCACTGCAAATCCCGTCAGACGTAGACGGTCTGATCGTGGTCGGGCGCGTCAGCGAAGGGGAGATTGCGAGACTGAGAGAGGTGACCGGGTCGCTGACATTCGTCGACTACCCGGCAGACTCGCGTCAATATGACGCCGTAGTCATCGATTTTGCGGAGGCGATGGAAGTCGTGCTTGCGGAACTGACGGGGCTTGGGCACCGCTCCATCGGCTTTATCGGTGGACACCGTCATTTCCCGCCGGATGAAATCGTCCGTGACGAGCGGGAACATGCCTTTCGCTACTATCTCGACCGCAGAGGCCTGTTGGATGAAGCACTGATTTACACCGGTGATTTCAATACGTCGGAAGGGTACAGGCTCATGACGGAGGCGCTTCAGGCACAAAATCGGCCGACGGCCTTTTTCATTGCCAGCGACTCCATGGCGATTGGGGCCTACCGGGCTGCCTTTGAAGCCGGGGTACGGATCCCTGAGGATCTGTCGGTGGTCGGCTTTAACGACATCTCCGCATCGAGCTATCTTCAGCCTTCTTTATCGACCGTGAAGGTGTATACGGAGTTCATGGGCGAGACGGCAGTGGACCTTGCGATTGAGAGGATCCGCACGAAGCGGGAGATTCCGAAGAAGGTGGTCTTGCCGACGGAGTTTATCCGCAGGGAAAGCCTGAAGGAACGAACGCAGTCATCAAGAAATAAGACTTGA